Proteins encoded in a region of the Psychromicrobium lacuslunae genome:
- a CDS encoding threonine aldolase family protein has translation MFEDIETAKTHSFASDNYSGAHPEVLEALVAANVRQQIAYGEDAYTTRLQERLSAEFGVAAEVYPVFNGTGANVVGLQTLVPRWGSVICAQTAHVNVDEGGAPEKMAGLKLLAIPTEDGKLTPELIDTEAYGWGDEHRAQPSAVTITQSSEVGTLYTAAEVRAIAEHVHSLGMSLHMDGSRVANAAAALNVPLREFTSDAGVDVLSFGGTKNGLVLGEAVVVLNPEASKGSKFIRKTSMQLASKMRFVSAQFLALLEDELWLRSAAHANAMASRMRTALDAAIANGQAEGLRFMHPTQVNSLFAQLPKAVTEQLRTKHRFYDWDEAAGVVRWVCSFDTQESDVDLFVEDLIAAFK, from the coding sequence GTGTTTGAAGACATCGAGACGGCGAAAACCCATAGTTTTGCGTCGGACAATTACTCCGGAGCCCATCCGGAGGTTCTAGAAGCACTAGTCGCCGCCAATGTTCGGCAGCAGATTGCCTACGGTGAAGATGCTTACACCACGCGTCTCCAGGAGCGGCTCTCAGCAGAATTCGGGGTAGCCGCCGAGGTCTACCCCGTTTTCAACGGAACCGGGGCGAATGTGGTCGGACTGCAAACCCTAGTGCCGCGTTGGGGCTCGGTGATCTGCGCACAAACCGCCCATGTGAATGTGGATGAAGGAGGCGCGCCAGAAAAAATGGCAGGCCTCAAGTTGCTCGCCATCCCCACCGAAGACGGCAAACTCACCCCCGAACTGATTGACACCGAAGCCTACGGTTGGGGCGACGAGCACCGTGCCCAGCCCTCAGCGGTCACTATTACCCAGTCCAGCGAGGTCGGCACTCTTTACACCGCAGCCGAGGTTCGAGCCATCGCCGAGCACGTGCACTCCCTCGGTATGTCACTACATATGGACGGCTCTCGAGTGGCCAACGCGGCCGCGGCACTGAACGTTCCGTTGCGTGAATTCACCTCGGACGCCGGCGTTGACGTGCTCAGTTTCGGCGGCACCAAGAATGGCCTGGTGCTCGGTGAGGCCGTGGTGGTGCTGAATCCCGAAGCCTCCAAGGGTTCAAAGTTCATCCGGAAGACCAGCATGCAGCTCGCCTCGAAGATGCGTTTCGTCTCCGCCCAGTTCCTGGCGTTGCTGGAAGACGAGCTCTGGTTGCGCTCCGCGGCGCACGCAAATGCAATGGCCAGCCGGATGCGCACCGCCCTCGACGCGGCAATCGCCAATGGGCAAGCAGAAGGCCTGCGGTTCATGCACCCCACTCAGGTGAATTCGCTCTTCGCCCAGCTACCCAAAGCGGTGACCGAGCAGCTACGCACCAAACACCGCTTCTACGACTGGGATGAGGCCGCCGGGGTGGTTCGCTGGGTGTGTTCCTTCGATACCCAGGAATCCGATGTCGACCTCTTCGTTGAAGACCTGATCGCGGCGTTCAAATAG
- a CDS encoding winged helix-turn-helix transcriptional regulator, which translates to MRASVSQALQVCPVEVAIAVAGGSWKLTVVKHLLQGTRRFGELHRLLPLVSIKTLTRQLRALETDGIVQREVFPQVPPKVEYSLTELGFSLAGVVQAMDQWGAEYERSILAD; encoded by the coding sequence ATGAGAGCGAGTGTCAGCCAAGCACTCCAGGTCTGCCCGGTAGAGGTGGCGATTGCGGTAGCCGGCGGTTCGTGGAAGCTCACCGTGGTGAAGCATCTTTTGCAGGGCACTCGCAGATTTGGCGAATTACATCGACTGCTGCCATTGGTGAGCATTAAGACCTTGACCAGGCAGCTGCGCGCCTTAGAAACAGATGGCATTGTGCAGCGAGAAGTCTTTCCCCAGGTGCCGCCCAAGGTTGAGTATTCGCTTACCGAATTGGGCTTCAGCCTTGCCGGGGTAGTGCAGGCAATGGATCAGTGGGGCGCTGAGTATGAGCGATCAATCCTTGCCGACTAA
- a CDS encoding bifunctional hydroxymethylpyrimidine kinase/phosphomethylpyrimidine kinase, whose amino-acid sequence MSSQILDTSTTEIPRVLSIAGTDPSGGAGIQADLKSIAAQGGYGMAAVTALVAQNTQGVRSVHLPPVEFLAEQLNAVSDDVQIDAVKIGMLANQQVIAVVAKWLEQQRPPIVVIDPVMVATSGDRLLDAEAEDALRKLLRYADLVTPNLPELAILSDSAQATDWAEALEQATKLSLKFQVAVLAKGGHLDGDLAPDALVEGTTISHFPGRRVQTSNTHGTGCSLSSALATRRAAGETWPEAVRQAKRWLTESIQHGADLRVGQGSGPVSHFAGLWQRGGLETAPTAAELEQDWWQRIAPVRADIDALPFIDGLASGTLEDSAFRWYLAQDALYLRDYSRALAEASRLAPTTREQAFWANSAHGAIVTELELHESWIPAGNMFEHQPSKTTTGYLNHLNAARDSYPILIAALLPCFWLYHDVGTRLQVASHPEHPYRSWLETYADQSFAEATRQAIDLVVTAAAQTTTEIRARMLQAFIVSAEYERDFFAAPLR is encoded by the coding sequence ATGAGCAGTCAAATACTAGACACCTCAACCACCGAGATTCCCCGGGTACTCAGCATCGCCGGCACCGATCCAAGTGGTGGCGCAGGAATCCAAGCCGACCTGAAGAGCATTGCCGCGCAAGGCGGCTATGGCATGGCCGCGGTGACGGCCTTGGTAGCGCAGAACACTCAAGGGGTGCGCTCGGTACACCTTCCGCCGGTCGAATTCCTCGCCGAACAGCTCAACGCAGTCAGCGATGATGTGCAGATCGACGCGGTCAAAATCGGCATGCTGGCCAATCAACAGGTGATTGCGGTGGTCGCTAAATGGCTTGAGCAACAACGACCGCCGATTGTGGTGATCGACCCGGTGATGGTGGCCACCAGTGGTGATCGGCTGTTGGATGCCGAGGCCGAAGATGCGCTCCGGAAGTTGCTGAGGTACGCCGATCTGGTCACCCCAAATCTGCCCGAGCTTGCCATCCTCAGCGACTCGGCCCAGGCCACCGACTGGGCCGAAGCACTTGAGCAAGCAACCAAGCTATCGCTCAAGTTTCAGGTCGCCGTGTTGGCCAAAGGCGGACACCTCGATGGGGACCTTGCCCCAGACGCACTGGTTGAGGGAACCACGATCAGTCATTTCCCGGGCCGCCGGGTACAAACCAGCAATACCCACGGCACCGGCTGCTCGCTTTCCTCAGCCTTGGCGACCCGTCGCGCGGCCGGTGAGACCTGGCCGGAAGCGGTGCGGCAAGCCAAACGCTGGCTGACCGAGAGTATCCAGCACGGCGCAGACCTTCGAGTTGGCCAAGGTAGCGGTCCAGTCAGCCACTTTGCCGGACTCTGGCAGCGCGGCGGCCTGGAAACCGCACCGACCGCCGCTGAGCTAGAACAGGATTGGTGGCAGCGGATCGCCCCAGTCCGCGCCGATATTGATGCGCTTCCTTTTATCGATGGCCTTGCCAGTGGCACTCTAGAGGACTCGGCGTTCCGCTGGTACTTAGCCCAAGACGCACTTTATCTACGCGATTACTCTCGGGCTTTGGCTGAAGCGAGCCGGCTAGCCCCGACCACCCGAGAACAGGCATTCTGGGCAAATAGTGCGCACGGCGCGATTGTTACCGAACTTGAGCTCCATGAAAGTTGGATTCCGGCCGGAAACATGTTTGAACACCAGCCAAGCAAGACCACAACCGGTTACCTGAACCACCTTAACGCGGCGAGGGACAGCTACCCGATTCTGATTGCGGCATTACTGCCCTGCTTCTGGCTGTATCACGATGTGGGTACCCGGTTGCAGGTGGCCTCGCACCCCGAGCATCCCTACCGTAGCTGGCTGGAGACCTATGCTGACCAGTCCTTTGCCGAAGCCACCCGGCAGGCCATCGACTTGGTGGTGACGGCAGCGGCTCAGACTACTACCGAGATTCGTGCGCGGATGCTGCAGGCCTTCATCGTCTCCGCCGAGTACGAGCGAGACTTCTTCGCCGCCCCCTTGCGCTGA
- a CDS encoding FHA domain-containing protein FhaB/FipA produces MIETSTLTLTVLRFGFLLLLWILIFSIVAAMRRDLAIGRKARTGAPTARQVRKHPELVEEPPARQQAHRLVVIEGPLSGQVIDLGNSPILLGRAQESTLVLEDDYASGRHARLFPQGSRWFIEDLGSTNGTYLADQQLTRSLPVEIGVPVRIGKTVIELRP; encoded by the coding sequence ATGATTGAAACCAGCACCCTGACCCTCACCGTCCTGCGCTTTGGTTTTCTGCTGCTGCTCTGGATCTTGATTTTCAGTATTGTGGCCGCCATGCGTCGCGATCTCGCGATTGGCCGCAAGGCGCGTACTGGTGCCCCAACGGCTCGACAAGTACGTAAACATCCAGAGCTTGTTGAGGAACCGCCAGCGCGCCAGCAGGCGCACCGCTTGGTGGTCATCGAAGGCCCACTGAGCGGCCAGGTGATCGATCTGGGCAACAGCCCGATTTTATTGGGCCGGGCTCAAGAGTCCACCTTGGTCCTGGAGGACGATTATGCCTCCGGTCGGCATGCCAGGCTATTTCCGCAAGGCAGCCGCTGGTTTATCGAAGACCTCGGTTCGACCAACGGTACCTATCTGGCTGATCAGCAGCTCACGCGTTCACTTCCGGTGGAAATCGGCGTCCCCGTTCGGATCGGTAAGACGGTCATCGAATTGAGGCCATAA
- a CDS encoding S1 family peptidase, with translation MRKTVKATMLGLAALGLILTGGATANAAVPSPEIVGGTTASISDFAPIVAVNQASNGDNWCGGTLVAPTKVLTAAHCVLTSSGSKRPTSFFKVNGGSANRTGGPNTSTVSSVWANPNYASTGEGDYAILTLNTAFSGPVATLETNSSVYAAGTNATVLGWGDTTGNATYQDKLRKVTVPITSDSSCASAYGSDFDAASMVCAGLTQGGKDSCQGDSGGPLVIGGKLVGIVSWGNGCALAGYPGVYTRVTTYAADIKSRI, from the coding sequence ATGCGTAAAACTGTCAAAGCGACGATGCTTGGGCTGGCCGCACTTGGCCTCATCCTGACCGGAGGGGCGACCGCGAACGCAGCCGTACCTTCCCCCGAAATCGTCGGCGGGACCACCGCCAGCATTAGCGACTTTGCACCCATCGTCGCAGTCAATCAAGCCTCCAACGGAGATAACTGGTGCGGCGGCACGCTGGTCGCACCCACCAAGGTACTCACCGCTGCACACTGCGTGCTGACCAGTAGCGGCAGCAAGCGCCCAACCAGCTTCTTCAAGGTCAATGGTGGCAGTGCTAACCGGACCGGCGGACCCAACACCTCAACGGTGAGCAGTGTTTGGGCGAACCCGAACTATGCCAGCACCGGTGAGGGCGACTACGCAATTTTGACTCTCAACACCGCCTTCAGCGGACCGGTAGCCACGCTGGAAACCAACTCCTCGGTCTACGCCGCTGGCACCAACGCCACCGTGCTCGGCTGGGGCGACACCACCGGTAATGCCACCTACCAGGACAAGCTGCGCAAGGTGACCGTGCCGATCACCAGCGACTCCAGCTGCGCTTCGGCCTACGGCTCTGATTTTGATGCCGCCTCAATGGTCTGTGCCGGCCTGACCCAGGGCGGCAAGGACTCCTGCCAGGGCGACTCCGGTGGCCCGCTGGTCATCGGTGGCAAGCTGGTCGGCATTGTCTCCTGGGGCAACGGCTGCGCACTCGCTGGCTACCCGGGCGTCTACACCCGAGTAACCACCTACGCTGCCGATATCAAATCGCGTATCTGA
- a CDS encoding NAD(P)H-dependent oxidoreductase — translation MAENKNILWLSAHPEARSLTGSLRRAGISRLAASGHRVVESDLYRMGWNPVLQPVPMAGQPISVTSDTRRAFLQRSQPEDVAREQQKIIEADALIVQFPLWWYGLPAILKGWFDRVFVSGFAFGKDPVNGRRLRFEQGPFVAKRALAMTTLGDRAASIGPRGKSGELNELLFGLLHGTFAYTGMKVLQPWALPSADQLTEQHYAEVERRFLRRLDCLFSDPVLPYRPLYSGQYTPDWELKTELKPAETGLSVHLEGHPEAPDFS, via the coding sequence ATGGCGGAAAACAAAAACATCCTCTGGCTGAGCGCTCACCCTGAAGCACGTTCGCTGACTGGCAGCTTGCGCCGGGCCGGTATATCGCGACTAGCAGCTAGTGGGCATCGGGTGGTTGAATCAGATCTCTACCGAATGGGCTGGAATCCGGTGCTGCAACCGGTGCCGATGGCCGGGCAGCCAATCAGCGTGACGAGTGATACTCGTCGAGCGTTTCTGCAGCGCAGCCAACCGGAAGATGTCGCGCGTGAGCAGCAAAAAATCATCGAGGCCGACGCCCTGATCGTGCAGTTCCCGCTCTGGTGGTACGGCCTACCTGCCATTCTGAAAGGCTGGTTTGATCGGGTTTTTGTGAGCGGCTTTGCGTTCGGCAAAGACCCGGTGAATGGCCGCAGACTGAGATTTGAACAGGGGCCCTTCGTCGCCAAGCGTGCGCTGGCAATGACCACGCTGGGGGACCGGGCGGCCTCGATTGGCCCTCGTGGTAAGAGCGGAGAACTCAACGAGTTACTCTTCGGACTGCTCCATGGCACCTTCGCTTACACCGGAATGAAGGTGCTACAACCCTGGGCATTGCCGAGCGCCGATCAGCTGACCGAACAGCACTACGCCGAGGTCGAACGACGATTCCTTCGGCGTCTTGACTGCTTATTCAGCGATCCGGTACTGCCGTATCGGCCGCTCTACAGCGGGCAGTACACCCCCGATTGGGAGCTCAAGACGGAACTCAAACCCGCTGAAACCGGTCTCTCCGTGCACCTTGAGGGGCACCCCGAAGCGCCCGATTTCAGCTGA
- a CDS encoding FhaA domain-containing protein — MGILDNVERGLEKAVRGAFARGSKSQVQPVEIASALRREMDDKAMTLAAGRTLAPNVFDTRLSEADFERARSWGVALAEELCDVAIRHARSQGYTLQGPVRVSFTQEPELKAGHFKIISSTEKTGGKPQQQAQQLPPSYPGAQPSHTPRRPAPPAPQAPAAENLQAVLDIDGQRYSLNASSIVLGRSSEADILVDDTGVSRQHLEIRTAPGRATAVDLGSTNGSFVNGSRVNGSTELNDGSVISIGRTKMIFRWLPSRAGRG, encoded by the coding sequence ATGGGAATACTCGATAACGTGGAGCGTGGCTTAGAAAAAGCCGTCCGCGGCGCCTTTGCCCGCGGTTCTAAATCCCAGGTACAACCGGTAGAAATTGCCAGCGCCTTGCGTCGCGAAATGGATGATAAGGCAATGACCTTGGCCGCGGGTCGCACCCTGGCACCTAATGTCTTCGACACTCGGTTGAGCGAAGCAGATTTCGAGCGAGCCCGCTCTTGGGGAGTGGCGCTCGCCGAAGAACTCTGCGACGTCGCCATTCGGCACGCCCGCTCGCAGGGCTACACCTTACAAGGGCCGGTTCGGGTCTCCTTCACACAAGAGCCGGAGCTCAAGGCTGGCCACTTCAAGATCATCTCCAGCACCGAGAAAACCGGCGGCAAGCCGCAACAGCAAGCTCAGCAGCTGCCACCCAGTTATCCCGGCGCGCAGCCGAGTCATACTCCGCGAAGGCCAGCCCCACCCGCGCCGCAGGCACCGGCCGCTGAAAACCTGCAAGCGGTACTGGATATCGATGGGCAACGTTACTCTTTGAATGCCTCCTCAATCGTGTTGGGGCGCTCTTCCGAGGCTGACATTCTGGTCGACGATACCGGGGTCTCCCGCCAACACCTGGAGATTCGTACCGCTCCGGGCCGGGCCACCGCGGTCGATCTGGGTTCTACTAACGGCAGTTTTGTGAATGGTTCCCGAGTGAACGGCAGCACAGAGCTGAACGATGGTTCGGTGATTTCTATCGGTAGAACCAAGATGATCTTCCGTTGGCTCCCCAGCAGGGCAGGTCGCGGATGA
- a CDS encoding PP2C family protein-serine/threonine phosphatase, producing MAAPLLLRYAARSDVGKIRAKNDDSAYAGQFLAVVADGMGGHAGGDVASASTVLDLIHLDQDGYQGNAGTMLADEIQTANSLLSEMVHVNPKLTGMGTTVTALLLSEGRLEFAHIGDSRAYRLKDGVFEQISTDHTFVQRLIDEGRLSPEEAETHPHKNVLMRVLGDVDASPELDLTSFEASVGERWLLCSDGLNFVETDVVEQVFRQTASLSECAEKLIELTLAAGSPDNVTVVVLEVAESTSDDLRTDQLEVVPLAAETPSVVPAAALSVDEDPDLVARQSDQESPGENSAGEESAGDQPSAVESRQQDSLGAHIVADVIREDLAHRPHELVGAAVTAAAEGKIPLISGRSASRRAAAVLTHKPEQYEEDRGPGEPPRRRRWFGLIASALAVLIIIGGAWFGYAWTQTRYYVGEYNGKVAIFNGISQSLGPIQLSHVYTETAVTVDSLPEFSRQRLQQTLSAATLTDAKQIVSDLQLGIVSPPGTGDNPQPSKSPSNSASPGTSPAKSPPATGNSAKSTDCPTATGGSTPAKPVKTAGPTPCQGGR from the coding sequence ATGGCCGCTCCGCTACTACTTCGCTACGCCGCGCGCTCCGACGTCGGCAAGATCCGCGCAAAAAACGACGATTCTGCCTACGCCGGGCAGTTTCTCGCCGTGGTCGCCGATGGTATGGGTGGCCATGCCGGTGGTGATGTGGCAAGCGCCTCAACGGTGCTGGATCTCATCCATCTAGACCAGGACGGCTACCAAGGCAACGCTGGCACCATGCTTGCCGATGAGATTCAAACCGCCAATTCGCTATTGTCGGAAATGGTGCACGTCAATCCTAAATTGACCGGGATGGGCACTACCGTCACCGCGCTGCTGCTCTCCGAGGGACGACTCGAATTCGCCCATATTGGTGACTCCCGCGCCTATCGACTTAAGGACGGCGTTTTCGAGCAGATCAGTACCGATCACACCTTTGTGCAGCGATTGATCGACGAGGGCAGACTCAGCCCCGAAGAGGCCGAAACCCACCCGCATAAAAACGTTTTGATGCGAGTGCTGGGAGACGTCGACGCCTCCCCCGAACTCGATTTGACGAGTTTTGAAGCCTCGGTGGGTGAACGCTGGCTGCTCTGCTCCGATGGCCTGAACTTTGTCGAAACCGACGTAGTGGAACAAGTTTTCCGGCAGACCGCATCGTTGAGTGAGTGCGCCGAAAAACTCATTGAACTCACCTTGGCCGCAGGCTCGCCGGATAACGTCACCGTGGTGGTGCTTGAGGTAGCGGAAAGTACCAGCGACGACCTGCGTACCGATCAACTCGAGGTAGTGCCTCTGGCAGCTGAGACCCCGAGCGTGGTTCCGGCGGCCGCGCTGTCGGTGGATGAAGATCCAGATCTTGTGGCACGGCAAAGCGACCAGGAGTCACCGGGCGAAAACTCAGCTGGCGAAGAGTCAGCTGGTGATCAGCCGAGTGCTGTCGAATCCAGGCAGCAAGACTCGCTTGGCGCGCATATCGTTGCTGATGTGATCCGCGAGGATCTAGCACATCGACCACACGAGTTGGTTGGTGCTGCGGTAACCGCCGCCGCCGAAGGCAAGATTCCGCTGATCAGCGGCCGCTCCGCGTCGCGACGCGCGGCTGCAGTGCTCACCCACAAGCCAGAACAATACGAGGAAGACCGGGGGCCGGGCGAGCCACCCCGACGACGACGTTGGTTCGGATTAATAGCGAGCGCGCTTGCGGTACTGATCATTATTGGCGGTGCCTGGTTCGGCTATGCCTGGACCCAGACTCGCTATTATGTCGGCGAGTACAACGGGAAAGTCGCAATTTTCAATGGAATCTCTCAGTCACTAGGGCCAATCCAGCTCTCGCACGTCTACACCGAGACGGCCGTCACGGTAGATTCCCTGCCCGAATTCTCCAGGCAACGACTGCAACAGACACTTTCGGCCGCCACCCTGACGGATGCTAAGCAGATTGTTTCTGATCTACAGCTCGGCATTGTCAGTCCACCGGGTACCGGGGATAACCCGCAGCCAAGCAAAAGCCCGAGCAACTCCGCTAGTCCGGGTACGAGTCCGGCG